Proteins from a genomic interval of Mycoplasmopsis columboralis:
- a CDS encoding IS30 family transposase yields the protein MFDCKTHGIEITYMKITNHFPDLKIPSLRTVFNWINSDLWVVKRSYRLRTFYKKGRKRELSVTDRLVGKRWIRPYWSRPEEINDRRIFGHWEIDLIVGKYGKENEHLLTFVERKTRYGIIKKVKSKSGWVINKVLRDLIKEYQLNVKSITTDNGFEFYYLLCIANKLKIYIYKTDPYASFQKGTIENFNGMVRRFFPKGTNFNKVTDEEIFNVQTKINSCPMKSFDWFSRDELFFNLNYYKEKWNPINPDEQLYEWKPRKWPSNTKRNKFFKNRK from the coding sequence ATGTTTGACTGTAAAACACATGGTATAGAAATAACTTACATGAAAATTACCAACCATTTTCCTGACTTAAAAATCCCCTCTTTAAGAACAGTTTTTAATTGAATAAATTCTGATTTATGAGTGGTTAAAAGATCATATAGACTTAGAACTTTTTACAAAAAAGGAAGAAAAAGAGAATTATCTGTTACTGATAGATTGGTAGGGAAAAGATGAATTAGACCTTACTGATCTAGACCCGAAGAAATTAATGATAGAAGAATATTTGGTCATTGAGAAATTGACTTAATCGTCGGAAAATACGGCAAAGAAAATGAACATTTATTAACTTTCGTGGAACGAAAAACACGATATGGAATTATTAAAAAAGTTAAATCTAAAAGCGGTTGAGTTATTAACAAAGTTTTGCGAGATTTAATAAAAGAATATCAATTAAATGTTAAATCAATAACAACTGACAACGGGTTTGAATTTTATTATTTACTTTGCATCGCTAATAAGTTAAAAATATATATTTACAAAACTGACCCTTATGCTTCCTTTCAGAAAGGAACTATTGAAAACTTCAATGGAATGGTAAGAAGATTTTTCCCGAAAGGAACAAATTTCAACAAAGTAACAGATGAAGAAATATTTAATGTTCAAACCAAAATAAACAGCTGTCCAATGAAAAGTTTTGATTGATTTTCAAGAGATGAATTATTTTTCAACTTAAACTACTATAAAGAAAAATGAAATCCTATTAACCCAGATGAACAGCTTTATGAGTGAAAACCGAGAAAATGACCTAGCAACACAAAGCGAAATAAATTTTTTAAGAATCGAAAATAG
- a CDS encoding DNA methyltransferase — protein sequence MFQTAKPVDLIKYLIKISTKSDATILDFFADSGTTGQAVLEVNKEEKSKRTFILCQNLEQVKNNDKALEILKENNLEPTIGDITLLRLEKLKKWHNFEYKIFKEN from the coding sequence ATTTTTCAAACTGCAAAACCGGTTGATTTAATAAAATATCTAATAAAAATTTCTACAAAATCAGATGCTACAATTCTAGATTTTTTTGCTGATTCAGGTACTACAGGTCAAGCTGTATTAGAAGTTAATAAAGAAGAAAAAAGTAAGAGAACATTTATACTTTGTCAAAATTTAGAGCAAGTAAAAAATAATGATAAAGCGTTAGAAATTCTTAAAGAAAACAACTTAGAACCTACTATTGGTGATATAACTTTATTGAGATTAGAAAAATTAAAAAAATGACATAATTTTGAATATAAGATATTTAAAGAAAATTAA
- a CDS encoding MAG4530 family protein, whose translation MQDEKLISTLCRDCNLVCYGSSVYDFYGIERITNNNDIDLAGETLCSEKISKNFKNTKIIYSDNNFEKLLIQNKSIEIFHTTIIPNKYIKEYNGIKIPEYSWSLISKILQFLYFSINEYGTDKTNKVYKDLCNLATSKSINWFSYKKNEIEKITILSLVQSCFYWHFSPDKGIKTKFELSDLKRLEKLFDFNRNKKLKKVLKTIYLSKKIKEVNHKIRDSLINKNRIYKRFYKFNKNSVFNPNDRYITFDNKNSLGNYFSEMNINKKYKFVFDHFNIIKDKSETEINLKNLILLEIFNDKK comes from the coding sequence ATGCAAGACGAAAAATTAATTTCCACACTTTGTAGAGATTGCAACTTAGTATGTTATGGAAGTTCTGTTTACGACTTTTATGGCATAGAAAGAATTACTAATAACAACGACATAGATCTTGCAGGCGAAACTCTTTGTTCGGAAAAAATTTCAAAGAACTTTAAAAATACGAAGATCATTTATTCTGATAATAATTTTGAAAAACTTTTAATTCAAAATAAAAGTATTGAAATTTTTCATACAACAATTATTCCTAATAAATACATAAAAGAATACAACGGTATTAAAATTCCCGAATATTCTTGAAGCTTGATTTCAAAAATCTTACAATTTTTATATTTTTCTATCAACGAATATGGAACGGACAAAACAAATAAAGTTTATAAGGATTTATGTAATTTAGCAACTTCAAAATCAATAAATTGATTTTCGTATAAAAAAAACGAAATAGAAAAAATTACTATCTTATCTTTAGTGCAATCATGTTTCTATTGACATTTTTCTCCTGACAAAGGAATAAAAACAAAATTTGAATTAAGTGATTTAAAAAGACTTGAAAAGTTATTCGATTTTAACAGAAACAAAAAACTTAAAAAAGTGTTAAAAACAATTTATCTTTCTAAAAAGATAAAGGAAGTGAATCATAAAATAAGAGATTCATTAATAAATAAAAATAGAATCTATAAGAGATTTTATAAATTTAATAAAAATAGCGTCTTTAATCCAAATGACAGATATATAACATTCGATAATAAGAATTCTTTAGGAAATTATTTTAGCGAAATGAATATAAACAAAAAATATAAATTTGTTTTTGATCACTTTAACATTATTAAAGACAAATCGGAAACAGAAATAAATTTGAAAAATTTAATTTTGTTAGAAATTTTCAATGACAAAAAATAA
- a CDS encoding YhcH/YjgK/YiaL family protein: MIFDRLDNFQKYNFDKKLQTAFKLIDQTDFESLDYGIHEYNEDIKIVKMKFQTFYKENFAEIHFEHADIHLRSNLCDELVYFSEENNYVKEDVLNYNEQKDVLFVKQAPYQNKLILKNNTFALFWPHEKHKIDIQDHSLLEHKYKIIIKVKIS, encoded by the coding sequence ATGATTTTTGACAGACTTGATAATTTTCAAAAATACAATTTTGATAAAAAATTACAAACAGCTTTTAAATTAATTGATCAAACAGATTTTGAAAGTTTAGATTATGGAATTCATGAATACAATGAAGATATCAAAATAGTAAAAATGAAGTTTCAAACATTTTATAAAGAAAACTTCGCTGAAATTCACTTTGAGCACGCAGATATTCATTTGAGAAGCAATTTATGTGATGAATTAGTTTATTTTAGCGAAGAGAACAATTATGTCAAGGAAGATGTTTTAAACTACAATGAACAAAAAGATGTTCTTTTTGTAAAACAAGCACCTTATCAAAATAAACTTATTTTAAAAAATAACACTTTTGCGTTATTTTGACCACACGAAAAACACAAAATAGATATTCAAGACCACTCTTTACTTGAACACAAATACAAAATCATTATTAAAGTAAAAATTTCATAA